In Prunus dulcis chromosome 1, ALMONDv2, whole genome shotgun sequence, the following are encoded in one genomic region:
- the LOC117614205 gene encoding 60S ribosomal protein L39-1, with protein MPSHKTFIIKKKLAKKMRQNRPIPHWIRLRTDNTIRYNAKRRHWRRTKLGF; from the exons ATG CCGTCCCACAAGACCTTCATAATCAAGAAGAAGCTGGCGAAGAAGATGAGGCAGAACAGGCCCATCCCTCACTGGATCCGTTTGAGGACCGACAACACCATCAG GTACAACGCCAAGCGCAGGCACTGGCGCCGCACCAAGCTCGGTTTCTGA
- the LOC117618110 gene encoding homogentisate geranylgeranyltransferase, chloroplastic-like — translation MLLLPVPLKPTTHCNVIKKKPLPQYCSRNLSSLATNANLNYDQKITVTTRRNPSKRFKKFYCQPVCSQHGGYASSSKPENDCDHFLTGLCKQWDAFHRFCRPHTVIGTVIGISSVSLLPLENVTDLSSAFFVGLLKALAPSILMNIYVVGLNQLFDVEIDKVNKPELPLASGEFSMGTGITIVSTVLLMSFAMGVMFKSPPLFCALLISFLLGSVYSIELPLLRWKRHAFLAATCILIVRAIVVQLAFYVHIQKFVLGRPVKMTRSLAFAVVFMCIFSSVIALFKDIPDVDGDRYYGIQSFSVSLGQEKVYWFCVNMLLIAYGAALVVGASSPFLPSKLFTILGHTALASLLWLRARSVDIADKASLTSFYMFIWKLFYAEYLLIPFVR, via the exons ATGCTACTACTTCCAGTGCCACTGAAGCCAACAACACATTGCAACGTAATCAAGAAGAAGCCCTTGCCGCAATATTGTTCCAGAAACTTATCATCTCTAGCCACCAATGCCAATCTAAACTATGATCAGAAGATCACAGTGACCACTAGAAGAAACCCTAGTAAAAGATTCAAGAAATTTTATTGCCAACCTGTTTGTTCTCAACATGGGGGTTATGCTTCATCATCAAAACCAGAGAATGATTGTGATCATTTTCTGACTGGCCTTTGTAAACAATGGGATGCATTTCATCGCTTTTGTCGTCCTCACACTGTAATTGGCACT gtTATAGGAATCTCATCGGTCTCTCTTCTTCCATTAGAAAATGTTACTGACCTGTCCTCTGCATTTTTCGTAGGACTATTGAAG GCATTGGCGCCATCGATCCTAATGAACATCTATGTGGTGGGATTGAATCAATTGTTTGACGTCGAAATCGACAAG GTTAACAAACCTGAGCTCCCTCTTGCTTCTGGTGAATTCTCTATGGGAACTGGGATCACAATTGTTTCAACAGTTTTGTTGATG AGTTTTGCGATGGGAGTTATGTTTAAATCTCCGCCGTTGTTTTGTGCCCTTCTCATCAGTTTTCTGCTTGGAAGTGTTTATTCCATTGAA CTTCCTTTGCTGCGGTGGAAGAGACATGCATTTCTTGCTGCTACTTGCATCCTAATTGTGAGGGCCATCGTTGTCCAGCTTGCCTTCTATGTACACATCCAG AAATTTGTACTTGGTAGACCTGTTAAGATGACAAGATCCTTGGCATTTGCGGTGGTTTTCATGTGCATCTTCTCCTCTGTTATTGCGTTATTCAAG GATATACCTGATGTGGATGGTGATAGATATTATGGCATTCAATCCTTCAGTGTCAGCCTTGGACAAGAAAAG GTATATTGGTTTTGTGTAAATATGCTGTTAATTGCATACGGGGCTGCCCTGGTGGTAGGAGCTTCTTCTCCCTTCCTACCTAGCAAGCTTTTTACT ATACTAGGCCACACTGCACTTGCTTCCCTTCTTTGGCTCCGAGCTCGATCTGTCGATATAGCCGATAAAGCCTCTCTAACTTCTTTTTACATGTTCATCTGGAAG CTCTTCTATGCCGAGTACTTGCTCATTCCTTTTGTACGCTGA